A portion of the Deinococcus hopiensis KR-140 genome contains these proteins:
- a CDS encoding MIP/aquaporin family protein, producing the protein MTVPLLRALAAELTGTFALIFFGPGAAVVQAQTGMLGHLGVAVVFGLTVMSVIAALAPISGAHINPAATFALTLAGKFPRERVLPYVGAQLTGAILAAFVLLVMFGMKGNLGATVPTGSVLQAFTLETFLTFFLLLVALRSGLPWVVGGTVALEAAMGGPITGASMNPARSFGPALASGIWTAHWVYWLAPLLGAALAAAANHFLSPGEVIEAQPQRAQEFVSEGEPV; encoded by the coding sequence ATGACCGTCCCACTCCTGCGCGCCCTGGCCGCAGAACTCACCGGCACCTTTGCGCTGATTTTTTTCGGTCCTGGTGCAGCGGTGGTGCAGGCCCAGACGGGTATGCTCGGCCACCTGGGCGTTGCTGTGGTCTTCGGCTTAACGGTCATGTCGGTCATCGCGGCCCTCGCGCCGATAAGCGGCGCGCATATCAACCCCGCCGCTACCTTCGCGCTGACCCTGGCGGGGAAATTCCCCAGGGAGCGGGTGCTGCCTTACGTCGGCGCGCAGCTCACCGGCGCCATCCTGGCCGCCTTCGTGCTGCTGGTCATGTTCGGTATGAAAGGGAACCTCGGGGCCACAGTTCCAACCGGCAGTGTTCTCCAGGCATTCACGCTGGAGACCTTCCTGACCTTCTTCCTTCTGCTGGTGGCCCTGCGTTCGGGGCTGCCCTGGGTGGTAGGCGGCACGGTGGCGCTGGAAGCGGCAATGGGCGGCCCTATCACGGGCGCGAGCATGAACCCGGCGCGCTCCTTTGGTCCGGCTCTTGCCAGCGGCATCTGGACGGCCCACTGGGTGTACTGGCTCGCCCCGCTGCTCGGTGCCGCGCTGGCTGCAGCCGCCAACCACTTCCTCAGCCCCGGAGAAGTCATTGAAGCGCAGCCTCAGCGGGCGCAGGAGTTCGTGTCTGAAGGAGAACCGGTATGA
- a CDS encoding arsenate reductase ArsC → MTRVLILCTHNSARSQMAEALTREAARKTGLDLDVHSAGTEATRVKDDAKTVMAEIGLSLEGHTSKTLYDVPDPQNFDYVVTVCDSAAEACPVYPGKTTRQHYPFADPSGGSLDRWRVVRDQLGKQFEAFVQALKEGRPVPETYADSPTVTVA, encoded by the coding sequence ATGACTCGCGTCCTGATCCTCTGCACCCACAATTCCGCCCGCTCGCAAATGGCCGAGGCCCTCACCCGCGAGGCGGCCCGGAAAACAGGCCTTGACCTTGACGTTCACTCGGCGGGGACCGAGGCCACCCGGGTCAAGGACGACGCGAAGACCGTCATGGCCGAGATTGGGCTGAGTCTGGAGGGGCACACCAGCAAGACGCTCTACGACGTGCCGGATCCGCAGAACTTTGATTACGTGGTCACGGTCTGTGATTCTGCTGCAGAGGCGTGCCCCGTCTATCCGGGCAAGACCACCCGGCAGCACTATCCCTTCGCCGATCCCAGTGGCGGCAGTCTGGACCGCTGGCGAGTGGTGCGGGACCAGCTTGGGAAGCAGTTTGAGGCGTTTGTGCAGGCGTTGAAGGAAGGGCGTCCCGTGCCCGAGACCTATGCGGACAGCCCCACCGTTACGGTTGCCTGA